In Candidatus Thermoplasmatota archaeon, the genomic window AATCCCTGTATGTGCCAGACGCAAGATACCAATTCTTATTGAACCACTGAATATAAATACGTTTACACAAGGTCGGATTCATTGGCAGTACGCGCGCCCACGCGTCAATGACCCGCGTGCGAGGACTGACCTGCCGAGTATGTTCCCTTGGGCCCGAAAACAGGGTTGACCTTGTGCGCAGAGGCTTCGAGGGCCTTCCTCCTTGCATCGGGAGGCACCTTCCCGAGCTGCCGGATCTTCTTGTCGAAGTTGTCGATGTGTTTCGGGAGCACTTTGTAGATCGGCAGAAGCATGGGCACGAATGTCACCCTGTCCTTGCCTATCCCCAGGGCGTCCAGTTCCGACGCGAGTCCCTTCAATCTCTCTTCAACGATGTGGGCGATCTCACCGCCCTCCTCGTCCGATAGGATGACGCCGTCGGCTCCGTAGGCGAACGCTCGGAGGATCTCCCGCCTGCCCATCCTCGCAGCAGATGGGACCCTCATCATCCTGATCGAGGGCGGATACTCCAGTCTTGCAGTGCCTGCGCTGTCAGCCGCGACATAAGCCAGAGTGTCGCCAAAGAATCCGACTATCCTCAGATCTGGCGATGCCGCATCAAGCAGGCCGCTCATCTCAGAATCCACCTGTGAATCGGTGTAATGGGCAAGCTCGAACACGCGCTCGGGGCATTCGGAGACGCATGCCCCGCAACCTATGCAGGCGAACGTATCGACTCTTGGTACCTCGTCGACCTGGATCGCCTTCGCCGGACAGATCGCCTCGCATGCTTTCCACTTCGTGCACTTCATCCCGTCCGCGACAATCGCCTTCACTGGGTCAACGAGCATCTTACCTGTGCCCAGGAACTCGACCACCTGTCCAGCAGTGCTCCTGCCATCTATGACGCTATCCCTCACATCCTTAGGCCCGAGGACAACACCGGCAGCGAATATTCCGGATCTATGGGTGGATACCGGGTCCAGCTTCGGATGCTTCTCAGACACGAACCCGTCCTCACCCAATGGCACCTTCATGAGCTTTGCCAGCTCGGCGGTCCCCTTGGAGGGCATCATCGCGGTGCAGAGCACTACCATGTCGAACTCATTCTCGATGATCTCGCCGAGGGTGACATCCTCGGCCCTCACCATGATTCCGTTCGTGCCTTTCTGTATGTCCGAAACCTTGCCGTGGATGTACTTGACTCCGTAATCCTCCATCGACCTAACATAGAACTCCTCAAAGCCCCGACCGGCCGCCCTGATATCAATATAATACACGTAGACCTGCATGTAAGGGAAGGTCTTCCTGAGTATCACCGACTGCTTGATCGCGTAGTTGCAGCAGATCTTGCTGCAGTACGGCATGCCGACCTTCCGCGTTCTCGAACCCGCACAGAGGACGTACGCCACCTTCTTGACCCTGTTGCCGTCCGCTTTCCTTTTCAGGACCATGCCAGCGCCGCACTCGTTGATCATCAATCGCTCCATCTGAGTCGCAGTGATGACATCAGGCAGGGACGTGTCATACTCGTGGAGCTTCTTGACATCGAACATGTCGAAGCCTGTGGCGACGATCGCTGCTCCGACCTCGAACTCCTGGAACTGTTCCTTCTCCTCTAGGTCGATCGCGTGCACAGAGCAGACCTTGACGCACACACCGCACTTATTACACTTATCGAAATCCACAACGTACGATGCGGGCACCGCCTGTGGGAACGGCTTGTATATCGCCTTTCTCTCGTAGAGGCACTCCTCGAACTCGTTTAGGGTCTTAGCGGGACAAACCTTCTCGCACTTGGCGCATCCAATGCACTTCTTCGGGTCGACCCCCTTCGGGCCTATTCTGACCTTGACCTTGTAGCTACCCGGTGTTCCCGAGAACTCAACAACCTCCGTCCCAGTGTACAGTACGATATTCGGGTGAGTCCCTGCATCCACCATTCGTGGGCTCAGGATGCACGTGGCGCAGTCGAGCGTCGGGAAGGTCTTGCTAAGCTGGGCCATCCGGCCGCCGATGCTGGAGCTCTTCTCAACGAGATAGACCCTGTACCCCGAGTTTGCCAGCTGGAGCGAGGCAGATATTCCTGCGATCCCGCCCCCGATGACGAGCACCTCCTTGGACATCGTCATCTCCTTCGGGAAGAGGGATTCGAGCCGAGCGGCTCTGAGAACGCCGCCCTTGACCAGGTCCTTTGCTTTCTTCGTGCCC contains:
- a CDS encoding hydrogenase iron-sulfur subunit, yielding MAVEGKKKEEKDERIGVYVCHCGSNIAGTVDCKAVSEYAQGLEGVVISRDNVYTCSEPGQNQIVEDIKKNGLTKIVVASCSPKMHEKTFRKTLEDAGINPYNLEMVNIREQCSWVHKDKNEGTKKAKDLVKGGVLRAARLESLFPKEMTMSKEVLVIGGGIAGISASLQLANSGYRVYLVEKSSSIGGRMAQLSKTFPTLDCATCILSPRMVDAGTHPNIVLYTGTEVVEFSGTPGSYKVKVRIGPKGVDPKKCIGCAKCEKVCPAKTLNEFEECLYERKAIYKPFPQAVPASYVVDFDKCNKCGVCVKVCSVHAIDLEEKEQFQEFEVGAAIVATGFDMFDVKKLHEYDTSLPDVITATQMERLMINECGAGMVLKRKADGNRVKKVAYVLCAGSRTRKVGMPYCSKICCNYAIKQSVILRKTFPYMQVYVYYIDIRAAGRGFEEFYVRSMEDYGVKYIHGKVSDIQKGTNGIMVRAEDVTLGEIIENEFDMVVLCTAMMPSKGTAELAKLMKVPLGEDGFVSEKHPKLDPVSTHRSGIFAAGVVLGPKDVRDSVIDGRSTAGQVVEFLGTGKMLVDPVKAIVADGMKCTKWKACEAICPAKAIQVDEVPRVDTFACIGCGACVSECPERVFELAHYTDSQVDSEMSGLLDAASPDLRIVGFFGDTLAYVAADSAGTARLEYPPSIRMMRVPSAARMGRREILRAFAYGADGVILSDEEGGEIAHIVEERLKGLASELDALGIGKDRVTFVPMLLPIYKVLPKHIDNFDKKIRQLGKVPPDARRKALEASAHKVNPVFGPKGTYSAGQSSHAGH